The Panicum virgatum strain AP13 chromosome 5K, P.virgatum_v5, whole genome shotgun sequence genome has a window encoding:
- the LOC120707016 gene encoding uncharacterized protein At1g10890-like, producing the protein MPRDLSRSRSPPRRRQRSPSPARYRGRRGRRDRSPSPVRSRSPYRPAYRRRSPSPSPRRRKSHSPSPRRRKSQSPSQNRYRRKRSPSVTSSPITASQSSHLGLAENKNATDKQRLEEKKRRQKEVELRLLEEETAKRVEQAIRKKVEESLNREEIKHEIQRRIEEGRKRIHEEVAIQIEKEKEAALNEAKQKAEREKQEREEQEKKLEEERKKAEEALMKEAMEQQQKELERYQELERLQKEREEAMKRKQMEEEQQRQNQMKLLGKNKSRPKLSFALGMK; encoded by the exons ATGCCGCGCGACTTGTCACGGTCGCGttctccgccgcgccggcggcagcggtcgCCGTCCCCCGCGCGGTACCGCGGCCGGAGAGGGCGCCGGGACCGAAGCCCAAGCCCCGTCCGTAGCAGATCCCCCTATCGCCCCGCGTATAG AAGGAGAAGCCCTTCACCTTCCCCAAGAAGGCGCAAGAGCCATTCTCCGTCTCCTAGGAGGCGCAAGAGTCAGTCTCCATCACAAAATCGTTACAGAAGAAAGAGAAGTCCGAGTGTCACTAGCTCTCCAATCACCGCATCTCAAAGTTCCCACCTTGGGTTGGCAGAAAATAAGAATGCTACTGATAAGCAAAGgctagaagaaaagaaaag GCGACAAAAAGAAGTTGAACTGAGACTATTAGAGGAGGAAACGGCAAAAAGAGTTGAGCAAGCTATTAGGAAAAAAGTTGAGGAGAGTTTGAATCGTGAGGAAATTAAGCATGAAATACAACGACGAATTGAGGAAGGGCGAAAAAGGATACATGAGGAGGTAGCAATCCAGattgagaaagaaaaggaggcagCTTTAAATGAAGCCAAGCAGAAAGCG GAACGAGAAAAACAGGAGCGGGAGGAGCAAGAGAAGAAGCTTGAAGAAGAACGAAAGAAAGCTGAAGAGGCATTGATGAAAGAAGCGATGGAACAGCAGCAGAAAGAGCTAGAGCGGTATCAGGAGCTGGAGAGGCTTCAGAAAGAAAGGGAGGAGGCCATGAAGCGGAAACagatggaggaggagcagcagaggCAGAACCAGATGAAGCTGCTGGGCAAGAACAAGTCGCGGCCAAAACTGTCGTTTGCTCTTGGAATGAAGTAG